A single genomic interval of Pseudorca crassidens isolate mPseCra1 chromosome 19, mPseCra1.hap1, whole genome shotgun sequence harbors:
- the RPL26 gene encoding large ribosomal subunit protein uL24 has product MKFNPFVTSDRSKNRKRHFNAPSHIRRKIMSSPLSKELRQKYNVRSMPIRKDDEVQVVRGHYKGQQIGKVVQVYRKKYVIYIERVQREKANGTTVHVGIHPSKVVITRLKLDKDRKKILERKAKSRQVGKEKGKYKEETIEKMQE; this is encoded by the exons ATGAAGTTCAATCCCTTTGTGACTTCTGACCGAAGCAAGAACCGGAAAAGGCATTTCAATGCGCCTTCCCACATTCGCAGGAAAATTATGTCTTCCCCTCTTTCTAAAGAGCTGAGACAGAAGTACAATGTCCGATCCATGCCCATCCGGAAGGATGATGAAGTTCAG GTTGTACGAGGGCACTACAAAGGGCAGCAAATTGGCAAAGTAGTCCAGGTTTACAGGAAGAAGTATGTCATCTACATTGAACGAGTGCAGCGGGAGAAGGCTAATGGCACAACTGTCCACGTGGGCATTCACCCCAGCAAG GTGGTTATCACCAGACTAAAACTGGACAAAGACCGCAAAAAGATCCTCGAACGTAAAGCCAAGTCTCGCCAAGTAGGGAAGGAAAAGGGCAAATATAAGGAAGAAACAATTGAGAAGATGCAGGAGTGA